A single region of the Chelmon rostratus isolate fCheRos1 chromosome 5, fCheRos1.pri, whole genome shotgun sequence genome encodes:
- the tmem175 gene encoding endosomal/lysosomal potassium channel TMEM175: MAGNDDSDIIEHHVEEEMEKKGARSHAESVSPFDREGHSGTQSSHRLLAYSDALISIIATVMILPVSHTKVEDNEELRESVQLLLTTKIAVYLMTFLIVTVAWAAHIRLFQVIVRIDDSLALLNLACMMLITFLPYTFSLMATFPKNFLGILLFCGCVMVMGIIQSVIVLYAFSRPFLLNEQIQISENQTFYKHHILKVIMRVPLMCFFASIFSFIFLQLSYVLLAIVIFLPYISKSLKWCRSKAIGQVEETPDSMLFYTYLPNEPLSKDRVEAFSDGVYAIVATLLILDICTDNVPEPAVVQRKFGGSLIAALQGYGPEYLAYFGSFVTVGLLWFVHHSLFLHVTKTTRFMGLLNTFSLAFVGGLPLAYQLTHEFPHNSRNELEAIQISCVIIFFAGIFQLAIWVVALYNEQETLHPYVRYGGREHVFMLAKLALYPCVALGTFFLTCILSKFSAPIFHLMEITVPFAFFVLRLLVRVALALLRLIFCPDRPDQRSVVEEEDDETRVPFNALVT; this comes from the exons ATGGCGGGCAACGACGACAGCGACATCATAGAGCACCATGTcgaggaggagatggagaagaaggGCGCGAGGAGCCACGCAGAGAGCGTCTCTCCGTTCGACAGAGAGGGCCACAGCGGCACCCAGTCCTCCCACAGACTGCTGGCCTACAGCGACGCCCTCATCTCCATCATCGCCACCGTCATG ATCCTCCCTGTTTCTCACACAAAGGTGGAAGACAATGAG gagtTGAGGGAGAGCGTTCAGCTTCTGCTGACAACAAAAATAGCAGTTTACTTAATGACATTCCTGATCGTGACTGTTGCGTGGGCTGCTCATATCAG GTTATTTCAGGTAATTGTACGCATCGACGATTCCCTCGCACTGCTGAACCTT GCCTGCATGATGCTGATAACCTTTCTACCGTACACG TTCTCTCTGATGGCGACCTTCCCCAAGAACTTTCTCGGGATTTTGCTCTTCTGTGGTTGCGTGATGGTGATGGGCATCATTCAG TCGGTGATTGTGCTGTACGCCTTCAGCCGTCCCTTCCTGCTGAACGAGCAGATCCAGATCTCAGAGAACCAGACCTTCTACAAACACCACATCCTCAAAGTCATCATGCGGGTTCCCCTCATGTGCTTCTTCGCCAGCatcttctccttcatcttcctACAGCTG TCTTATGTGCTGTTGGCAATTGTCATCTTCCTGCCGTACATCTCCAAGTCCTTGAAGTGGTGTCGCAGCAAAGCGATCG GTCAGGTGGAGGAGACTCCAGACTCTATGTTGTTTTACACCTACTTGCCCAACGAGCCCCTCAGCAAGGACCGAGTGGAGGCTTTCAGTGACGGAGTTTATGCCATCGTAGCGACGCTTCTCATCCTGGACATATG CACGGACAATGTTCCCGAGCCGGCCGTTGTGCAGAGGAAGTTTGGCGGTAGCCTGATAGCAGCTCTGCAGGGTTATGGGCCGGAGTACCTCGCCTACTTTGGTTCCTTCGTCACCGTCGGACTCCTCTGGTTCGTGCACCACTCGCTCTTCCTCCATGTCACCAAGACAACACGCTTCATGGGCCTGCTGAACACCTTCTCGCTGGCGTTTGTCGGAGGTTTGCCTTTAGCCTACCAGCTAACTCACGAATTCCCACACAACTCTCGCAACGAACTGGAAGCTATTCAGATTAGCTGCGTGATCATTTTCTTCGCAGGTATATTTCAGCTTGCTATTTGGGTAGTCGCTCTTTACAACGAACAAGAAACTCTGCACCCTTATGTACGTTATGGCGGACGCGAGCACGTGTTTATGCTAGCTAAGCTGGCTCTGTACCCCTGCGTAGCACTGGGGACATTTTTCCTCACGTGCATTTTGAGTAAATTTAGCGCCCCAATTTTCCACCTGATGGAGATCACAGTGCCTTTCGCTTTTTTCGTGCTGAGGCTGTTGGTGCGAGTCGCGCTAGCTTTGCTACGGCTAATTTTCTGCCCTGACAGGCCCGACCAAAGGTCTGttgtggaagaagaagatgacGAGACAAGAGTGCCGTTCAACGCTTTAGTGACCTAG